A segment of the Corylus avellana chromosome ca2, CavTom2PMs-1.0 genome:
TCCTGTTAGGGTGAAATCTTTTCAAGTATGTTCCTTCGGTATCAGTATTGAGGAATGGTGTTGCCCTATTTGTAAAGGACCCAATGAATCCACCCAGCATATATTCTTGGGTTGTCTCTTTGCTAAGTCTATTTGGAGTTCCTCTTGCTGGCCCTTGGATACTACAGTCTCTGAGAATAAAGCCATTGAGGTATGGATTAAAGCCTTGATTAGGCCTCATGATTTCTTTGTTGATTCCAAAGTCTTAAACTTTTCAAATTTCAGCTCTCGGCTACTATTACTATGGATGCAATTTGACCCTCATTTTCAGAGTGTAATTCACCAAACTCTTTCCACAATTTTCTCACCACTTAAAGGCCTGAAATGACTCCTTGAAAGATTCTTGGGAATACCCTTCTCCCAACTTCCTCGAGCTAAATTTTGATGTGGCTGTTAGGGATTCCTTCATGGTTTCTGCTGCTGTTGTCTCTGATCATGAAGGAAGCATCATCTTTGCCTTTGCTAAGAAGCTTCCTGTTTTGGACATCAATGCCCGTGAAGCTCAAGCTGTTTTACTTGCTATGGATGTGGCATCTTCCTTCGCTTCTTTGCACATCTTACTGGAAGGGGACTCCCTTGCTGTCATTACAGGCGCCATTAACAGCCCTTCTCTTTGTATTGATCGGTCCTTTGCTCCCATTATGGAAGATATTAGCTTTTAGGTTAGGCTccctaaaatatttttcatcgtaaaatattgttagggaagtcattttacaggaaaatattttatgatgaaaacattttccggcgTNNNNNNNNNNNNNNNNNNNNNNNNNNNNNNNNNNNNNNNNNNNNNNNNNNNNNNNNNNNNNNNNNNNNNNNNNNNNNNNNNNNNNNNNNNNNNNNNNNNNNNNNNNNNNNNNNNNNNNNNNNNNNNNNNNNNNNNNNNNNNNNNNNNNNNNNNNNNNNNNNNNNNNNNNNNNNNNNNNNNNNNNNNNNNNNNNNNNNNNNNNNNNNNNNNNNNNNNNNNNNNNNNNNNNNNNNNNNNNNNNNNNNNNNNNNNNNNNNNNNNNNNNNTTTGCTCGGGACTTGCCCTAGATCTACTCGAGACCCGCTTAAGACTTAACCTAGACTTACCTGGGACCCCACTAGGACCTGACTGGGACTCGCTCGGGACGCTCCCGGACCCGCacaggacttgaccggaactCACCCAGGACTTGATAGGGGCGCGGGTCCAGTCGGGTCTCGATTAAGTCCCtggcaagtcccggtcaggtcgTGGGCGGGTATTGGTCAGGTCCCTGCAGTGTCCCGAATAGGTCCCTGCGGGGTCCCGAATAGGTCCAGGTCAAGTCCCTGGCTAGTCCTGAGCAAGTCCCGGGTGAGTCCCGGGCAGGTTCCGAcggggtcccaggcaggttCGGTCAGGTCTCAATCAAGTCCCGGGAAGGTCCCGGTCAaatcccgggcgggtcccgatcaagtcccgagcGAGTCCCTgtcgggtcccggtcaggtctcggAGGGGTCTTAGGCAGGTCCGGTCGGGTTCCTGGCAGGAACCGATCAGGTCCCGAGctagtcccagtcaagtctcgggtgagtcccagtcaagtctcgggcgggtcccaggCATGTCCCAAGCGGGTCCTGGTTAGGTCTCGGTGGGGTCTCGGGCGGGTCAGGATCAGGTCCCAGCGAGGTCTCGGGTGAGTCTTggcaggtcccagtcaagtcccaaaCATGTCCCGAgtgggtctcggtcaagtctcggcggggtcctgggcaagttcggtcgggtcccgggcgggtccctgGCAGGTCCAGTTGGGCTCCGACGAGTTTTTGGGCACATCCGGccaggtcccgggcaggtccatGCGGGGTCTCAAGCGGGTCCTGGACGAGTCCCGATGAAGTTTCAGGAAGGTCCCGGGAGGGTTCCGGTCATGACCCGAGCGGGTTTCGGTCAAGTCCCTATGGGGTCCTAGGTGGGTCTTGGCATGGTCTGTCGATTCCACAATAAGATGCTcaaagtcggaaaatggtttacggttttgaagaattttcagttaaaatgaaaatatttttcgttgactattattttacgttacgccaaacacccaaaaatacataaaacattttccgtaaatcattttacgacGAAACAAACGAATCCTTAGTTTCATTTGTTTCTTAGGAGAGCTAATATTCTGACTTCGATCATGTTTTGTTGAGTCTTGCTTTGGCAGCCGCACGTcagacatatatattttttttaaaaaaaaaaattgttattttttgttgttagttaaatttttatgagttaatatttagtatttttgaattcaaaactaaaatttaaggGTGGAAGGTTAACTCTTTAAGGATGGTATCACCAAAAAGGGAtttgatcatcctaaatttagtgttaatgcctcaaatttggtgctaataccttaaatttggtgctaatatttcaaatttaaattctcATTTAATatctcttttatttaattttaaaaaaataggtaAATTATCTGACGCTCGAAGCAGCCGAAAATCTCTATTCAATTTTGTTGCCCATAATTATTATGCAAGGATTTCCACCCTTTTATTTCCTCTATCAGAATTAAGAGCAAGAAAAATTTTCCTTAATCCCCCTTTCCCTTTCTCCTAttattaggagaaaaaaaaaagggtgtggGGTTTCGCGGTGTCGTTTAGACTTTTAGAGAGTCATAAATTGTTGTCGTTTTGTCACCAAAGAAAGCTAGTGATCCAGAAAATAACTGGTTGTAGCAGAATAAAGCTCCCATCTCTGAACTGTCCAGATTAATCATCAGCGCCCATTATTCCTGTCAGCCAATAATCCTTGCCAATCCAACAACTCCCTTCTCTTTCCAACCTTCTCTTTCCAAAACACATTCATTCTTTGATCATCATCGTCGCGACGGTGTCGTTTCACGATGTGTTACGGTCAGCAACCACCCTTCTCGAGGAACAGCCCAGTTCCGCCGCGAGCCGCCTCGCAGGCGACTGATAACGTGGCGGTGGTGGAGAGCCTGCGGGGCCGGCTAGCCGAGACCGAGGCCCTGCTGGCGCGCGCCAGGGCCCGGGAAGCCGAGCTGAGCCGTCGGCTCGAGGAAATGAAGCGCTTCGTCTCCGTCATGGAGATCCTCGAGAACTACCTCAAACGACGCTTCCTCGAGCAGCAACAGCTCGTGGTCCGCCTCTTCACCCCTCTGCCCCGTAAATAGAAACCACACTCTCGGTGCAgattcactttttctttttatttttccttttttgaatttggaatttttttggtggttgtttatgtttcatagttatataaatttacaCTTAATGACATGCTTTGATTTAGAAATTTTTAGTTTCTCTATTGGATTGGTTGTTCTGGTTAAGCTAGTAGCTGAATTAAGCTTGGGGTTCTTGGAAAGTTAGCAAATTTGATGTTCTTTAATGTTAATTCTTGGTGGGGCTTGAATGCTTGATCAACCAGATATGCTCTGCCTCTGCTTAAGAATTGGGTATTAATCATGTTGCGTATTTGGGTTATAAGGATTTGAGTTTACTGTTAATTTGGGTCTTGATATTTGATCAACCATGGTGTAAAGGAGTTATGGTTGTGTTAGTAACAGTAAGTTGAGAGAAACAAGAACAATTGGAGAATGGGGTCGTAGTTGTTGATAGCCACCATACAATTTTGTTGGTTGAAGAGAAGATTAGCTGTGAAAATTGGGTTTTAGGAAAGTGTCGAAGTGTATGAAAATGCATCCATTTCATCTAGAGGGGGTTTCTTGTAGTGGAGAAATGCAAACTTCTGCACTGGTTTCTCTATGATTTATGTTGGAAATCTTCCCTGATTGGGATAATAAAGTTTGGAGCTGATTCCCAAGTTACAACAGAGCGTGTCTTTGTGGATCATGACTGGCACCAGTAGAAGGGAATTGTGCCAATATAAATGTCTGGACTTGATTTGCAGATACTTCAAATTTCTTGAAGTTGTGAGGTACTTGCTTGTTAGGTCTCGTGTAATGTAGGAATTGGCTGTAGATAAATGATGTTGGAAATCCTTTTCCGTATTATGATATGGAAAGAAATTTTGGGTTGTGCCACTCAAAGCTGTGTTTCAGTAAAAACTTTTAGTCTAGCTCAAGGCAACAAGGGTTTTTTGGGTTGTGCCACTCAAACCTGTGTTTCAGTAATGACTCTAAAAGAATAGATGGTCAATGATGCTGGCATGGTAGGAATTTTCCAATTGATTAAGAATTCTGTTGGCAGCCTCTGGCTTGATTTGATATTAGCGGAATCTGACCATCATCCAAGAATATAGCAGACACACTGAGTTGTGAGTTTTTTTGGAAATATGTTATTTGCACTCATCTTGAGAgatatattatgatattttatgtttatcttaACGTTTGTCAACCTATTATTGAAGAAGATCGGAGGAGATTGAGTGAATGATCAGATTATATTTAATCCTTGAACTCATTTGAAGTAATGATATATGGAATTTTAAGCTCCCATCATGTTTTACCATGTCAATCTTCCCACACGTTTGGTAGTAGAACTCAGGGTCTCCAAACAAGACACTCTTGAAAGAATAGGTGATCCATGATGCTGCTGCAATTAGAATTCTCCAACTTATTGAAGATTTACTGGTTCTATACTTGGTCTCAAAGCCGTGATTTTcataaactgaaaaaaaataGACATGGGGTAAGCATAATCAAGGATTGGATTCTAGGCTCTGTACATCTTGTCATGTGATGGATAAATTGGCAGGATATATAGAGAAAGAGGCCCATAGCATCTAGTATCTACTAACTACTGATGATTTAATCTATATGGACTCGAGTACAGTTTGCTTAACCTTAAACTAGAGTATTACAGATGAATTATAGCTGAAATGACTTTTAAGAGACTTGGGATTTTGTCTTAAAGAAAGTTGGATATTTCGTTTACTACAAATGCTTGCTGCTTGATTTTCATGTATAAATGGAGTTAATTATTTCCATTAGAAGTTTCTTGTATGTCTTAATTTTGGTGGATGGTGAGAAGTTCTATGGTGTAATAAGTTATTTAAGAAATGTGTTGTGTTTTGTGTTCTGAAAAGATTTttgtttggtaattttttttttataaaaaatgcgttttttatgtttgaaaaaaaataaactctgGAATGCAATGCAACTATGACGAAACCTGTAATCCCATTACCGTAGCTGTCGGTTTGGATGGTAGTGCCTCAgcatgttaaaaaattattttttaattattacaaTTATTAGCTAGGACCCAGCATTAAATGGGTTTGGGTATGGGTCTGGGGTTTGTTAAACTCAAATTCAATTTGGGCTCAAACCAGATCGTTTAAACCTGTCGTTTTtgctcatcaaaaaaaaaaaaaaaataaaaagggaaagtaCATTTTACCTTTGTGAACTATCTACCTATTTACACTTTGAtcttcaatatttaaaaagtgacatgtgaccctccaaatttttaaattgttgcacattttggctttttttttttttttttttctcaagatgccccaattccaagcttaaaaaaaattaaaaattaaaaattaaaaggtgGCCGGTCATCCCAATTGGGCctagggtggcttcggccaccccagaccggatacttctttattttttattttttattttttaacttgagatgggattattttggaaaaaaaaaaaaaaaagttagaatagtTGAATTGCAAcgatttggaagtttgggggagttaagtgtcactttttaaacattagaggtcaaagtgcaaataaGTGAATATGTCATGaaagtaaaatgtatttttctaaaaaaaaaaaaaaaaaaaaaaaagaaaacggtcgttttaattaagaaaacttgtcaattcatttgaacttgaTTGAAAATAGGAGAGGTCAAGAGGACTATTCACAATAGAAGGTGCACCTAACCTATACTCTATTGAGGCTGACCCATGTGGCATTATTATCGctattaaatacaataaaaaaatatatatatatataaaaaaaattgacaacaaaATTAAGCATTTTCATTGGCTTATTCTtttaaaggggaaaaaaaaataaaaaaaaacgaaaaggtGGAAGAAAAGATAATTTCCCATATTCTTAATAATTAAGATTACTTTGATCATGCTTCATATTTACGTCAATAGAATAGAGTTGGAGTAATGATTAAGTGCCcaattttcaaagaaatattCATATACATTGGTAATTGGTAAAATATTTGCTTATTAGGAAAAAGATTGAGCCAAGGTCAAAGACATAGATATGAAAACTAAAAACgatttttaataataagatCGACATCAACTCAACTGTCTCATTAACTACTATTTGGTAACTCGGTAACTGAATTTTGAACATGtagtattgttattttatttgctaatagaataaaataaataaataaataagagttaCCTTCTTGCTAATTTTAAAAcctattttgatttaaaatatacaaaataatgTACTTcatgaatttaaaaatatacCCATAGCCTCTTAGCATACCTAAGAGTAATCTGCCATTCACATAACGAATCACTCTCAAATTTTAGCCAAAGGGATGGCTCAACCAACtctgatatatttttttaatatttatattttataattttttattatggatgacacatgtcataatatgattagatgTGACATGTCATATTAATAAGTTCCGTCAAGATTTTCGACTACAGTTGAAGGTAGGGACCTATTTACTTTTTTTGGCCTGCCATATAAAGTTCTTAGCCAATTCTTATACGACAGAAAGCTAATTATGAATCGGTTCAACTACAAgaattgattttgcatttatctttatttttttaagaacgGAGTTTTAAAGAATTTCTTAAAAATGGCTTTCGACATCCAACTCACCCTCTGTCATAATTCGACCTACTCAAATCAAAACCATGTCATAGTTGGGTCATAGTTGGGTCAGAAGTCGGGTGGGCAGATTTTTGTCCAccccaaaccaaaccaaccgacaatctttatctctttcttaTTAGTCCACAGCTAATTAATGATTTGCATGAAAATATCTCAACGTAGTTTAAGCTAAACAGTCCAAAATGAATATGACTCCTTTgagatttctttcttttttttcctaatcaatTCTCTTGGGACCCATTAATTGTGTTTTTCCACATCATTATTATGATAACATGTGCTAATGATGTGCATCGGCCTTGAGTTGGACTTTTCATGCTCATATACTCATTTATCTAAGACGAGAAGAAACTTACAATCTAAGAAACCCTTtctattttctaaaataaaatattatatatttattatagacACTCCAATTTTATTTCTCATCTCTTGTTCTTTATGATGTGGTAGCACTACTGTCAAGtcatatcttaaaaaaattactaacctaACATTGTCAAGTTaacccaaaaagataaataaaaaaaatttgtctaaCATTTTCCTTCGGAGTGGCCAACAATCTCTCATGGTTGCACCACGTTTATAGTTATTGTGGTGATTGCAATCACTCCCGACGTGTGATCCGATGGCTACAACTATCAGAAATGATGATTTTGACTACCCTGCATGGTGGTCGGAGACTTGGGTGGCACTGACCGAAAAACGGgggcaaatttttttatttacatattaagagagtaaaggaaaagaagtaaaataagAGTGATTGTAGTATTACCCaagtcttattttattttatttttttaaaaaaaaaagagtaataaatTCCGGCATATGCTGCCATGCTGGCAACAAAACTAGCCCTTTCTAGTATCAAAACAagcttcaattattattattattattattatttattttttttaatctcaacgGCCAACGGGCAAGAACAGGGGCATTACAGTAATTCGGTAGTACCTGATGAAAGCTTCAACTGATAGCAACTAGCTAGCAGGAATAAgatgaaaaagatgaaaaaaaaatgaagaaagatgcATTCTCAGTCACTCACTCGCGCGCACACATTCATTTTACAGCAGTTCCcattaagcttttgccaaatcAATTGAATGATTGTCCTCTCTAACTGACACCTTTCCCATCTACTCCCCACCTCTTTGCTTTGCTTCTACTCACTCTCTCATCTCTCACACCATTTTTTGTAGTAAAGTTTCCTTTTATGTTTTAGCTTTGTTCTACTGTAAAGAAAGAATTGGGCTTTAATTCTTTGT
Coding sequences within it:
- the LOC132171762 gene encoding protein SKIP34, whose protein sequence is MCYGQQPPFSRNSPVPPRAASQATDNVAVVESLRGRLAETEALLARARAREAELSRRLEEMKRFVSVMEILENYLKRRFLEQQQLVVRLFTPLPRK